Proteins from a single region of Streptomyces sp. Tu 3180:
- a CDS encoding amidohydrolase, which translates to MTPTATTSAAAERPADLVITGCSVLTHDDRERIGFAHDAAIVVRDGAVESVTSAEAVEGLAAGERIDARGQVALPGLINCHTHAPMVALRGLAEDLPTGEWFNDVIWPVESNLTERDVELGARLACAEMIRGGVTCFADHYFAMDAVAAVVAECGMRALLGEAYFSSQGPRGRERSLEFALRHRGFAGGRVTTALAPHAPYTVDDADLAATAELAREHGLPVHLHAAENRDQTDTSLARHGVTPVQVLERTGILDTDVLIAHGTGILDSDLPSLERAGGRTAVATAPRGYLRFAWPTTTPVRALRDIGIPVGLATDGAASNNSLDVWESMALTSLIQKAAEGDPRWLTSRQALHHATLQSARAVGLGGETGSIAPGRRADIILVDLTGPHTQPVHDLAATLVHSARAADVRTTVVDGRILMRDRRLLTLDVPAVVSELRERLPALVERGHGRRVQEYDT; encoded by the coding sequence ATGACGCCCACCGCGACGACGTCCGCCGCCGCGGAGCGGCCGGCCGATCTCGTCATCACCGGATGCTCCGTCCTCACCCACGACGACCGGGAGCGGATCGGGTTCGCCCACGACGCGGCGATCGTCGTGCGCGACGGGGCCGTGGAGTCGGTGACGAGCGCCGAGGCGGTCGAGGGCCTGGCGGCCGGGGAGCGGATCGACGCCCGGGGGCAGGTCGCGCTGCCCGGCCTGATCAACTGCCACACCCACGCGCCGATGGTCGCCCTGCGGGGTCTCGCCGAGGACCTGCCGACCGGGGAGTGGTTCAACGACGTGATCTGGCCGGTGGAGTCCAACCTCACCGAGCGGGACGTCGAGCTGGGGGCACGGCTCGCCTGCGCCGAGATGATCCGGGGCGGCGTCACCTGCTTCGCCGACCACTACTTCGCCATGGACGCGGTCGCCGCCGTCGTCGCCGAGTGCGGCATGCGGGCGCTGCTGGGGGAGGCGTACTTCTCCTCCCAGGGGCCGCGGGGGAGGGAGCGGTCGCTGGAGTTCGCGCTGCGGCACCGCGGCTTCGCCGGCGGCCGCGTCACCACCGCCCTCGCCCCGCACGCCCCCTACACCGTCGACGACGCCGACCTCGCCGCCACCGCGGAGCTGGCGCGCGAGCACGGGCTTCCCGTGCACCTGCACGCCGCCGAGAACCGCGACCAGACCGACACCAGCCTCGCCCGGCACGGCGTCACCCCCGTCCAGGTCCTGGAACGCACCGGGATCCTCGACACCGACGTGCTCATCGCCCACGGCACCGGCATCCTCGACAGCGACCTGCCGTCGCTGGAGCGCGCGGGCGGCCGTACGGCCGTGGCCACCGCGCCCCGCGGCTACCTCAGGTTCGCCTGGCCCACCACCACACCCGTGCGCGCCCTGCGCGACATCGGCATCCCCGTCGGACTCGCCACGGACGGCGCCGCCTCCAACAACTCCCTCGACGTGTGGGAGTCGATGGCGCTCACCTCGCTGATCCAGAAGGCGGCGGAGGGCGACCCGCGGTGGCTGACCTCCCGGCAGGCGCTGCACCACGCCACCCTGCAGAGCGCCCGGGCGGTCGGCCTCGGCGGGGAGACCGGCAGCATCGCCCCCGGCCGCCGCGCCGACATCATCCTGGTCGACCTCACCGGCCCGCACACCCAGCCGGTGCACGACCTCGCCGCGACGCTGGTGCACAGCGCCCGCGCCGCCGACGTCCGCACGACCGTCGTCGACGGCCGGATCCTGATGCGCGACCGGCGCCTGCTCACCCTCGACGTCCCGGCGGTGGTGAGCGAGCTGCGGGAGCGGCTGCCCGCCCTCGTCGAGCGGGGCCACGGCCGGCGCGTCCAGGAGTACGACACCTGA
- a CDS encoding FUSC family protein: protein MSRSAPALPLWLAHALRTQRGPVPWSAVVRGALAAGPLLAGAVSLGRPTLGVVAAIGAMLAGINDRPGSRRASIGRLGAPALAGAAGLALGTYAGDHTPAVLLTLLLTGLGLVAGGISALGPVGSSVGTQVLVGAAVGAGMPLPEPGWQRALAFLAGAGWLLLLRLALPTPGSLAGDLRFGFRFDGERNAVAGAYEAVAALLDAAGSPAATARRAALTAALDHAQDALAGPRLRRYASSAAERRLHAQYAAVLPLAEAATALAWAGEPVPARAAEGPRRLAAAVRANTPTGRLPAPSRTAPALRALDDALLHAAEAFDRAEGGDLHGRKRSRAALVRTVLGVRGREYGMRVALCFGAGVAIAQALHHARWYGQHEHWYWLPATAVFLVKPDLGPLASRVLCRAAGTVLGALLFAGLAAVLPRPEGLIALVAVSGALIPVATRHFAAQTAVVTVLVLALVMVGGEPEVSVVRISETLLACAVVLVVGHLPMPGQRGGGIRARLAEAGGAAQAYLDHVLGGTGDRAARWALRREAYRTLAEARTAIALASAELPPLARHTDGTDEVAALLEQFVDTITACAVHLDDTGRIGPRHAERLAELRDELVRRRDRTGLRLPELPDGARAEAGTRARPAPPRSRDGDAAVRPAPDREGVVR from the coding sequence GTGTCACGATCCGCCCCCGCCCTGCCCCTCTGGCTCGCCCACGCCCTGCGGACCCAGCGGGGGCCGGTCCCCTGGAGCGCGGTCGTGCGGGGCGCGCTGGCCGCCGGGCCGCTGCTGGCGGGGGCCGTGTCGCTCGGGCGGCCGACCCTCGGGGTCGTCGCCGCCATCGGTGCCATGCTCGCCGGGATCAACGACCGGCCCGGCAGCCGGCGGGCCTCGATCGGGCGGCTCGGGGCGCCCGCGCTCGCGGGGGCGGCCGGGCTGGCCCTCGGGACGTACGCCGGGGACCACACCCCGGCGGTCCTGCTCACGCTCCTGCTGACCGGCCTCGGCCTGGTCGCCGGAGGCATCAGCGCCCTCGGCCCCGTCGGCTCCTCCGTCGGCACCCAGGTGCTGGTCGGGGCCGCCGTCGGGGCCGGGATGCCGCTGCCCGAGCCGGGATGGCAGCGGGCGCTCGCCTTCCTCGCCGGCGCCGGGTGGCTGCTCCTGCTGCGGCTGGCGCTGCCCACGCCGGGCTCGCTCGCCGGGGACCTCCGCTTCGGCTTCCGGTTCGACGGGGAACGCAACGCCGTCGCCGGGGCGTACGAGGCCGTCGCCGCGCTGCTCGACGCCGCCGGGTCACCGGCGGCCACCGCCCGCCGCGCCGCGCTCACCGCCGCCCTCGACCACGCGCAGGACGCACTCGCCGGGCCCCGGCTGCGGAGGTACGCCTCCTCCGCGGCCGAGCGCCGGCTGCACGCGCAGTACGCCGCCGTGCTGCCGCTCGCCGAGGCCGCGACCGCGCTGGCCTGGGCGGGGGAGCCGGTACCCGCCCGCGCGGCCGAGGGCCCCAGGCGGCTGGCCGCCGCCGTACGCGCCAACACCCCCACCGGCCGCCTGCCCGCACCCTCCCGCACGGCCCCGGCGCTGCGCGCCCTCGACGACGCCCTCCTGCACGCCGCCGAGGCGTTCGACCGGGCCGAGGGCGGTGACCTGCACGGCCGCAAGCGGTCCCGGGCCGCCCTGGTGCGGACCGTCCTCGGCGTGCGGGGGCGGGAGTACGGGATGCGGGTCGCCCTCTGCTTCGGCGCCGGCGTCGCGATCGCCCAGGCCCTGCACCACGCCCGCTGGTACGGGCAGCACGAGCACTGGTACTGGCTGCCCGCCACCGCCGTCTTCCTCGTCAAGCCCGACCTCGGGCCGCTCGCCTCCCGGGTGCTGTGCCGGGCCGCCGGGACCGTGCTCGGGGCGCTCCTCTTCGCCGGGCTCGCCGCCGTGCTGCCCCGGCCCGAAGGGCTCATCGCGCTGGTGGCGGTCAGCGGGGCGCTCATCCCGGTCGCCACCCGGCACTTCGCCGCGCAGACCGCCGTCGTCACCGTGCTCGTGCTCGCCCTGGTGATGGTCGGCGGCGAACCCGAGGTCTCCGTCGTCCGGATCAGCGAGACGCTGCTGGCCTGTGCCGTCGTGCTGGTCGTGGGGCACCTGCCGATGCCGGGACAGCGCGGCGGCGGCATCCGCGCCCGGCTCGCGGAAGCGGGCGGTGCCGCGCAGGCGTACCTCGACCACGTGCTCGGCGGGACCGGCGACCGCGCCGCCCGCTGGGCCCTGCGCCGCGAGGCCTACCGCACCCTCGCCGAGGCCCGCACCGCCATCGCCCTCGCCTCCGCCGAACTCCCTCCGCTGGCCCGGCACACCGACGGCACGGACGAGGTCGCCGCCCTCCTCGAACAGTTCGTCGACACCATCACCGCCTGCGCCGTCCACCTCGACGACACCGGGCGGATCGGCCCCCGGCACGCCGAGCGGCTCGCCGAGCTCCGGGACGAACTCGTCCGGCGCCGCGACCGGACGGGGCTGCGCCTTCCGGAGCTGCCGGACGGGGCTCGCGCCGAGGCCGGGACGCGCGCCCGGCCCGCCCCGCCACGGAGCCGCGACGGCGATGCCGCGGTTCGGCCCGCCCCGGACCGGGAGGGCGTCGTACGGTGA
- a CDS encoding expansin EXLX1 family cellulose-binding protein, producing the protein MASPSHRRPRRERRGALVPAVAVAAAGLLMSLVVALAPDDGSGTAQATATAASATGTGVRPSVPPTATGREPGAKPSTASPAPEPSATTASARPSRASTPAPAPRPASGGAPSAGRIRPGVTYSGVATHYDAGDGNGACLYGPSPDLMVAAMNTTDHETSGACGAYVLVRAAGGASVTVRITDECPSPCAPGQLDLSREAFGKLAGLSAGRIPVTWSLLSPGTSDTVSIRYKTGSSSHWCGIQAIGHRNPLARLEVGTGSGWHRLTRTEYNYFLSPDGTGCGGALRLTDIYGERLTVEGVPVRPDAVQPTRVQFARH; encoded by the coding sequence GTGGCATCCCCCTCCCACCGCCGCCCCCGTCGCGAGCGGCGCGGCGCCCTGGTCCCGGCCGTCGCCGTGGCCGCCGCCGGGCTCCTCATGTCGCTGGTCGTCGCCCTCGCCCCCGACGACGGGTCCGGCACCGCGCAGGCCACGGCCACGGCCGCGTCCGCCACCGGCACCGGCGTCCGGCCGAGCGTCCCGCCCACGGCGACCGGGCGGGAACCGGGGGCGAAGCCGTCCACGGCGTCCCCGGCCCCGGAGCCCTCCGCGACGACCGCGTCGGCCCGGCCGTCGCGCGCGAGCACCCCCGCGCCCGCCCCGCGCCCGGCCTCCGGCGGGGCGCCGTCGGCGGGGCGGATCCGGCCCGGGGTCACCTACAGCGGAGTCGCCACCCATTACGACGCCGGGGACGGGAACGGCGCCTGCCTGTACGGCCCGAGCCCCGACCTCATGGTCGCGGCGATGAACACCACGGACCACGAGACGTCCGGGGCGTGCGGGGCGTACGTCCTCGTCCGCGCGGCCGGCGGGGCCTCCGTGACGGTCCGGATCACCGACGAGTGCCCCTCGCCCTGCGCCCCCGGGCAGCTCGACCTGAGCCGGGAGGCCTTCGGCAAGCTCGCCGGCCTCTCCGCGGGGCGGATCCCGGTCACCTGGAGCCTGCTCAGCCCCGGCACGTCCGACACCGTCTCGATCCGCTACAAGACCGGCTCCAGTAGCCACTGGTGCGGCATCCAGGCGATCGGCCACCGCAACCCGCTGGCCCGCCTGGAGGTCGGCACCGGCTCCGGGTGGCACCGGCTGACCCGCACCGAGTACAACTACTTCCTCTCCCCCGACGGCACCGGATGCGGCGGCGCCCTGAGGCTCACGGACATCTACGGGGAGCGGCTGACCGTCGAGGGCGTCCCCGTGCGGCCGGACGCCGTACAGCCGACCCGCGTCCAGTTCGCCCGGCACTGA
- a CDS encoding nucleotidyltransferase domain-containing protein gives MPSLPDQVFLEATADRLAALPGVLAVTLGGSRAQGTERPGSDWDLAVYYRGSFDPDDLRAVGWQGEVCGIGDWGGGVFNGGAWLTIDGRRVDVHYRDLDVVEHELAEAEAGRFRVEPLLFHLAGIPTYLLVAELAINKVLRGGLPRPAAYPPALRASAPPRWHGTATATLAYARTGHAPQGALTQVAGSIAVAATQTAHAVMAARGEWVTNEKGLVRRAGLTGVDALLEGLTAGPDALAAAVTEAEEILRRSVEG, from the coding sequence GTGCCCTCCCTCCCCGACCAGGTCTTCCTCGAGGCGACCGCCGACCGGCTCGCCGCCCTCCCCGGCGTCCTGGCCGTCACCCTCGGCGGCTCGCGAGCCCAGGGCACCGAACGGCCCGGCAGCGACTGGGACCTGGCCGTCTACTACCGGGGCTCCTTCGACCCCGACGACCTGCGCGCCGTGGGCTGGCAGGGCGAGGTCTGCGGGATCGGCGACTGGGGCGGCGGTGTCTTCAACGGCGGCGCCTGGCTCACGATCGACGGGCGCCGGGTCGACGTCCACTACCGCGACCTCGACGTCGTCGAGCACGAGCTGGCGGAGGCGGAGGCGGGCCGGTTCCGCGTCGAGCCGCTGCTGTTCCACCTCGCCGGCATCCCGACCTACCTGCTGGTCGCCGAGCTCGCGATCAACAAGGTGCTGCGGGGCGGCCTGCCCCGCCCCGCCGCCTACCCGCCGGCACTGCGCGCGTCCGCCCCGCCCCGCTGGCACGGCACGGCCACCGCCACCCTCGCCTACGCGAGGACCGGCCACGCCCCCCAGGGCGCCCTCACCCAGGTCGCGGGAAGCATCGCCGTCGCCGCGACCCAGACCGCGCACGCGGTGATGGCGGCGCGCGGGGAGTGGGTGACCAACGAGAAGGGCCTGGTGCGCCGGGCGGGGCTGACCGGCGTCGACGCCCTGCTCGAGGGGCTGACGGCCGGACCGGATGCCCTCGCGGCAGCCGTCACCGAGGCGGAGGAGATCCTCCGGCGGTCGGTGGAGGGCTGA
- a CDS encoding GNAT family N-acetyltransferase, with translation MRSGDRAVVLRRALPRDAGAAADVWLRSFAAALPAVVRPRSDAEVHAYFRHVLVPLRETWVAAAGGDVVGVMVLEGEELAQLYLAPEWRGRGIGDRFVALAKERSPAGLSLWTFQVNGPAHRFYERHGFTAVQWTDGSGNEEREPDVRYAWRP, from the coding sequence GTGAGGAGCGGCGACCGGGCCGTGGTCCTGCGCCGGGCCCTGCCCCGCGACGCCGGCGCCGCGGCCGACGTCTGGCTGCGGTCCTTCGCCGCCGCCCTGCCGGCCGTGGTGCGGCCCCGGTCCGACGCCGAGGTGCACGCCTACTTCCGGCACGTACTCGTCCCGCTGCGCGAGACCTGGGTGGCGGCGGCGGGCGGGGACGTCGTCGGGGTGATGGTGCTGGAGGGCGAGGAGCTGGCGCAGCTCTACCTCGCCCCCGAGTGGCGCGGGCGCGGGATCGGTGACCGGTTCGTCGCCCTGGCCAAGGAGCGCAGCCCTGCGGGGCTCTCCTTGTGGACCTTCCAGGTCAACGGGCCCGCGCACCGCTTCTACGAACGGCACGGCTTCACGGCCGTGCAGTGGACGGACGGCTCCGGCAACGAGGAACGCGAACCGGACGTGCGGTACGCGTGGCGGCCGTAG
- a CDS encoding glutathione-independent formaldehyde dehydrogenase, with protein MKAVVYKGPFSVAVEDVEKPGIQHPNDVIVRISSTAICGSDLHMYEGRTAAEPGIVFGHENMGIIEEVGQGVTSLKEGDRVVMPFNVACGFCRNCAEGFTGYCTTVNPGFPGGAYGYVAMGPWKGGQAEYLRVPYADFNCLKLPPGEEHETDFILLADIFPTGYHGCELAQVRPGESVAVYGAGPVGLMAAYSALLRGAKKVFVVDRVPERLQKAEEIGAVPVNFAEGDPTEQIKEQTGGLGTDKGIDAVGYQATKGGTDREEPATVLNSLVNTVRATGALGVPGLYVPADPGAPDEQAKQGMLLVAIGKLFEKGLRVGTGQCNVKRYNRHLRDMIIEGRAKPSFVVSHELPLEQAVSAYDKFDKRIEGYTKVVLHP; from the coding sequence ATGAAGGCCGTCGTGTACAAGGGACCGTTCAGCGTCGCGGTCGAGGACGTCGAAAAGCCCGGTATCCAGCATCCCAACGACGTGATCGTGCGGATCAGCTCCACCGCGATATGCGGTTCCGATCTGCACATGTACGAAGGACGCACCGCCGCCGAACCCGGCATCGTCTTCGGTCACGAGAACATGGGAATCATCGAGGAAGTCGGCCAGGGGGTCACCTCGCTCAAGGAGGGCGACCGCGTGGTCATGCCCTTCAACGTCGCCTGCGGATTCTGCCGCAACTGCGCCGAGGGATTCACCGGGTACTGCACGACCGTCAACCCCGGTTTTCCCGGGGGTGCTTACGGATACGTCGCCATGGGCCCCTGGAAGGGCGGCCAGGCCGAATACCTGCGCGTCCCCTACGCCGACTTCAACTGTCTGAAGCTGCCGCCGGGAGAGGAGCACGAGACCGACTTCATCCTCCTCGCCGACATCTTCCCCACCGGCTACCACGGCTGCGAACTCGCCCAGGTGCGCCCCGGCGAGAGCGTCGCGGTGTACGGCGCGGGACCGGTCGGGCTCATGGCCGCCTACTCGGCCCTGCTGCGCGGCGCGAAGAAGGTGTTCGTCGTGGACCGGGTCCCCGAGCGGCTGCAGAAGGCCGAGGAGATCGGCGCGGTGCCCGTCAACTTCGCCGAGGGCGACCCGACCGAGCAGATCAAGGAGCAGACCGGGGGCCTCGGCACGGACAAGGGCATCGACGCCGTCGGCTACCAGGCGACGAAGGGCGGCACGGACCGCGAGGAGCCGGCCACCGTCCTGAACTCGCTCGTCAACACGGTCCGGGCCACCGGAGCGCTCGGCGTGCCCGGCCTCTACGTCCCGGCCGACCCGGGGGCCCCGGACGAGCAGGCCAAGCAGGGCATGCTCCTCGTCGCGATCGGCAAGCTCTTCGAGAAGGGCCTGCGGGTGGGGACGGGGCAGTGCAACGTCAAGCGCTACAACCGGCATCTGCGGGACATGATCATCGAGGGCAGGGCCAAGCCCAGCTTCGTGGTCTCCCACGAACTCCCCCTGGAGCAGGCGGTGTCGGCCTACGACAAGTTCGACAAGCGGATCGAGGGCTACACGAAGGTGGTGCTGCACCCGTAG